In the Methanothermobacter marburgensis str. Marburg genome, GTCAAAGACCACCTGCTGGTTCCCGCAGTCCATACATTTAACCCGGAGAAAATTACCTTTCGTATTGTAGAACATCACACATATCACCCCTAGGCTACAAATTCAACTCTTCCAGCCCTGAAGGACCTTTTCTTGATGTGTGATTTTCCACATTCCTTGCATTTGAGCCTGAGGTCAAGTTTCTTGACGGGTTTGTTACCTGAGGGTAGCGGACGTGGGTAACCCCTGTAACCGGCTGTTACACGTCTAAACTGCCTCTGACCCCATTTGAGTTCACTTGCCTTTCTTCTTTTTGATTCAAGTACCTCGTGAACTGTGTGTTTTCTACAGTTTGGACAGTAAGTTCTTCTTTCCTTGGGAATCTTCATATCTAATCACCTCTTAAGTGAAAAAGTAAGCCTTTAAAATAACTGGAACTTTTTTTATACTGGGTTAGTATATCTCAAATCTCTATTTATACCTTTGTATGGAACCTTTCAGACAGACAGAAATGTACCAGGAGAATGGTATTTATGAGTACCTTATCCTCCTGCCCTTCCTTGCATTTATAAACACATCTGCATTGAGCGATGGGAGTGTAACAATGTCCTGCGGTCGAAATGGGCCGTAAATTTTTTCATCGACCCCCATTATCCTTGCAGGCACCTCCTCAAATATCAGCACCGTCTCAATGCCTCCCCTATCATCCAGTGCATTGGCCCTGATTTCATTTTCAGAGGGTTGGGAATCTTTTTTCTTCGGCTTCTGGATAACTTCAGGTTCTGCACGGGGTTTCTTTTTCTCTTTATCAAGTTCTATCGAAGGAATTATTTTCTCCCTGAATTCCCTCAGGGTCTCTATAAGTGAAAAGTAGAGTTCCTCCTCCTCGGGTGTCATGTTGAGGGGGGTTGTATCCTGGAGGTCAAACTGGGGTTTCCCGTTGAACAGGTGGTATGACCTCTGGACGTTCATCACTGCACTGTCTGTTATCTTGTGCTCCCTTCTCTCGCAGATCTCGGTGGCTATCCTCTGGGTGTCCCTTATAAGGTAGTGTTCCTTTGCAAAGGGGTCATTTCCAACCGCCTCGAGGAGATCCTCCAGGTAGCTGTGGACCCTCTCATAGAAGTCATCACCAACCCTTGCAAGACCGCTTTCAGTTCTCTCCTTTTTCTGAATCCTCCTCAGTTTCTGAAAGAATTCGTCCAACCCCATTCCTCACCAGCAGTTATTCCTCTGCCTCGATTCTTGGAGCAAGGAGGAAACTCAGCTCTCCCTCATTGCTGGCCATCTTCAGTGTTAGTTTAAGGGGCATGTCATCTCCCAGGTTGATGATTGCTGTCTCACTGAACTTATCGGCCTTGAGCATCTCCTTTATCTTGTCAAGTGAGTAAACACTCCTTGCAGGTTTAGTTATCTTTTCACCATGGAGATATTCTATCTCGGCGTCTCCGAATTCCCCCTCGGCAGATGCCATGAAGCGATCCTCATCAACACGGAATGTTATCTTATCGGAGAATATGTCTATATCTGCTATTGAGTCCTTGAGGAGCTGGAATGGCACCTCAAATTCGTTCTCATACTGGATTTCAGGAGGACTTGGGGTTTCATATTCAATGTCAATCAGCCTTATCTTGAAGGTCCTTACTGCCTCTCCCTCAAACTGGACTATAAGGTTCCCCTCATCGGTTGATAGTATAACCCTGTCGTTTGCCTTGGCCCTCTTGAGGACCTTCATGAGTTCCTCTGTATCCACGTTTATTTTCTCTGGTTCATCGCAGACATATTCATCGAACAGTTCAGATTTCAGTTCAAGGTGCACGTATGTGATATGGGACCTGTCAAGGGCGTCGAGACGCAGGCCTTCGGCACTGATCTGTATCTGAACCTCATCAACAATGGATGATATGGCATCGAAGCTCGTCCTTAAAATGTTAGGATCATTCAATTCTGCCTTGAACATTTTCGTCCTCCTTATCCTATATAGCTAGATATTGGGGTCATTCTTTATATACTATTTCTCCTCTTTTTCCTCTTTCCCTGTTTCAGCACTCTTAACCTGTTTATAGAATCTTTCAAGGGGGGTCCTGCCTACAATGCTCTGTACCATTGAGGCACCCAGCAGCAGGAGACCAGTGAGTATGAGGAATGCTGCAATGACTGTGTTCTCACCTGAGACAACGTTATCCACAACCCTCTCTGATGAGCCGATAATTGCGATTATTCCTGCGATTATAAGGACCGCTCCAAGGGCCATGGCTGAGTACCTGACTATTTCATCCCGGTACCTTATTATCAGTGTCACCGGGAACCCATGATCAGATTCATCATTCTGGATTTCTTCCCTTATCCTTGATATGAAACCCTTCAGAAACTGGGTTCCTCTGGTTTTTCCTTGTTTTCAGCTCCGGAATCTTTGGTTCCGGTTTTTTCGGTGCTCATCGTGAACCGTCCTCAATCTTCAGAATCTAAAGCAGAGCACTTCATGCCTCAATCGTATTCCCTCCAGGTGTACTTGCAGCGGGTGCACCTGAAGAACCTTGTTTCAGATTCATCAGCCCTTCTTGTCTGCTGCAGCCACCAGAAGGCCTCCATGTTACCGCATTTTGGGCATTCCACCCTTGTTGTTGGTAGTGTGCTCACATCATCTCCTGTGAATATGACGTTGTCCTTTGATTCAACTTCCTCTGAAAAGTTGTATTTGTCCTTGAGTTTATCTGTGATATCCTTTTCATAGCCACACTGACAGCTGAATTTTCCCTTCGCAGGAAACATTACAGCTCCGCACTTGGGACAGAACTCCATTTTCTTCCTCCTGATAAGAGAAACTAAATTTTTTGATTTTTAAAATTTTTCTGCAATGACACTTATAATTTTTTTGATTTAATTTACTCCATTCTGGTTTCTAATGGATTTTATGAAGTCATCAAGTATCCGTGAATGGTCAAATGCAAGGTTATCATAGGGTATATCCTCAATATGAAACACCCTGGCTTCGGCAGCATCGGATCCTCCAACAGGTCTTCCTGAAGCAACTGCAGTGAAGCAGATGCTCACAGTGTGTCCCCTGGGATCCCTTGAGGGGTCCGAGTATACGCCAAGAAGACCCTCCAGTTCCACCTCAAGTCCGGTCTCCTCGAGGGCCTCCCTCCTTGCAGCTTCTTCCACTGTTTCTCCGTATTCAACGAATCCTCCTGGAATGGCCCATGAGCCCTCATATGGGGGTTTTCCCCTCCTTACAAGTACCAGGGTGTTCTCTGATAACCTTATTATCACATCCACCGTGAGTAGTGGTGTCCTCATATCAATACCTCATGCGCTGCCCCTTGACTCACCAAGTTTAACCCCTGATGCAATGAGATGTGCCGCCCGGAGGGGCTCGGGAATGGAACTTCTGGTCGTTGAGAGCCTCACAATCTCAGCTGCATCCTCCTGGTCTATACCGGCAGTCTGTATGTAAACTGTCTCGGTGGATTCTACCCGGTGGATCTCCCCGGCGTCATCTATCATCTGCCACCTCTTCTTCCAGTCAGGGAATCTGTGCTTCAGGGCTATCCTTATCCCCTCAAGGTCAGGGTATTTGCGTACAACCACTATGACAGGGAGTCCAGTTCTTGAGGATATCTCATTTATATCCGCCACGTTGAAGCCGCCGAAGGTGAGGCCATCCAGCATTATAACCCTCAGCTGGTTGAGGTGTCTTGAGCCATTCACCATTTCAACTATCTTCTCTGTGGCATCATCCCCATCCACCCTTATCTTCGTTGTGAGGACCCCGTCAAGCCAGTGCCCTCCCCTGAAGACTGTGCCCACGAGGAGCACGTCCTCGTCACTTTTGGGTGTGAATGGGGCGTCATCTATCCCGAGAATCCTTATCTCGGATTTTATCTGCCTGAAATTACGGTTCTCCATAAAAAATAGTTAGGCGGACTCTATGAGTGACCTGAACTCATCGCATCTCTCAATTAGAGTCCCAGCTGCCTTGATGAGTGATTTCTTGGGGCTCCTTGCCCTTATGTAAAGCTGTGGTTCCCCCACTATGGGGTGGTCGATGGAGTAGGCCGCGGCCTTAACGGTTTCATCCTCCATCAGTATGCTCCTCAGTACATTGCAGAGGGTGTGTGTTTCGCCCTCGAATACTATCTCCATTTCATATCTCTTGTTAAGAATGATTTCCATTTTTCATTACCCCTTAACCTTCATAATTCGCTGATAGTTTCCTTTTTTCCCTGTTTTCACAGTTGGGACACCTCACCTCGTCCCTGCCGTTCATCTCCATGAAGTGCCTGCACCTTGTGCACATGGCCTTTATGACACCAAGGTCACGGGATGAGGTCTGGAGGTCTATACCATCAAGGCCCATAACCTTCGTAACCCTTGCCTCCACTATATCCCCTATCCTGAAGGCCTCTGTAAGTTTAGAGAGGTAGCCCTTCTTTGCCTGTGAAACATGGACGCCCCCAACAAAGTAGGTTGCAAGGGCCCTCCTGTTACCCTTGATGCTGTGTATTCTCACAAGGGCCCTCTGGCCCCTCACATCTATTACCTCTCCAATAACCCTTGAGCCTGTCCTGAGGACGGGGGGTGTGCTGAACTTTGAGATTACCTTTATGCTCTTATTCCTATCATCCCTTGCAACCTCTCCAACAACAAGGGACTTTATTTCTCCATCGTCGTCGTAGGTCCCCTCTGAGGGGAGTACCTCTTCACTTACAGCTAAAAAGTCTCCGGGAAAAACTATGTCCCCAGATTTAACTTTCATCCATTCACCTCTTGAAGGTAAAAACAATACCTCATAGTTATAGTGGGTTATGATTACTTTCTGATTATATATATGCTTTTTGTATGATAAGTTGAGGATCGATCGTTACTCACAGCGTATGGCTGTAAGATGTCAACATGGTTTTCTGCAGGATTATCCGTCTGCTTCTCAGTGAACCACCGATCCCAGGTAAGATCGTTAACATGGTTTCTGCAGGATCCAGTTAAACCATCAGTGAAGCTATTCAAGAAATTATCTCATCGAGGACGTAATCCTCCCATTCCCTTTCACCAAGGGCTATCTCAAGTTCCGATGGGTTAAGGAGTGGTCTATCATAGATCTGTGAGTCGTCAATGGCAATCCTTGGGCAAGCTGTAACCACGAACGCCTCGATCTCCCTGAATGGCAGCAGTGCCTCCGGTGATACGTTTTCAAGCAGGAAGATGAATGCATCCCTTCCAGCAGCCTCCAGCTTCCTCTTTACCTCAAGGGCCAGTTTGAATCTCCTCTGCCCCTCCTTTGATGAAACTATTATCCCCCACCTACTGGCGGAGGAGGCCCTGTTTATCCTTGCGAATCTGATCCTGAGGACCCTATCTGCGAATTCATCCAGTCTCCTTACTTCACCATGGTAGGGGTCAGCCACCACAACATCCCTTCCTGTTAAAAGTTTTATGCCCAGTGGATGGAAGTTTCCGCTTCCGATGAAGAGGTATGCATCTGCATCGGTATTTCTGATGGCTGAAAAGTTACACCCGAGTACCTGGCCCTCGGCGGTGTTTACCCCTGAGCCCTTAACAACCTCAAATCCCCTCTCCTCAAGGAAAGACGCTGCCTCATCAAGGAGGTGGAGGTGCTGTGCGGTTGTTGCAAGGCCCACCCTTTCGTGGCCATCCAGGAGACGGGCAGCATCCTCAAGGACCCCCCTTACATCAACCCCTGAACGGGCCTCGATGAATATGACGGGCACCTCATAGTCAATGGGAAATGGTGTGTGCCCGTAGTGGATTATGAGATCAGCCATGCCCTTCATCTTCCTGTCTGAAACATCACATGCTCCGAAGCATGGGTCTGCAGATATAAGAGCTGTCGCATCCGTTTCTGATTCTATAATCTCTGCAAGTTCAACAGCCCTTGTTTTAAGTCCCTCAGGAAATTGAAGTCCAACAACATCTACTTTGAGGCGTTTTATTTCCCTGATA is a window encoding:
- a CDS encoding endonuclease dU encodes the protein MENRNFRQIKSEIRILGIDDAPFTPKSDEDVLLVGTVFRGGHWLDGVLTTKIRVDGDDATEKIVEMVNGSRHLNQLRVIMLDGLTFGGFNVADINEISSRTGLPVIVVVRKYPDLEGIRIALKHRFPDWKKRWQMIDDAGEIHRVESTETVYIQTAGIDQEDAAEIVRLSTTRSSIPEPLRAAHLIASGVKLGESRGSA
- a CDS encoding exosome complex RNA-binding protein Csl4, which codes for MKVKSGDIVFPGDFLAVSEEVLPSEGTYDDDGEIKSLVVGEVARDDRNKSIKVISKFSTPPVLRTGSRVIGEVIDVRGQRALVRIHSIKGNRRALATYFVGGVHVSQAKKGYLSKLTEAFRIGDIVEARVTKVMGLDGIDLQTSSRDLGVIKAMCTRCRHFMEMNGRDEVRCPNCENREKRKLSANYEG
- a CDS encoding DNA replication complex subunit Gins51: MDEFFQKLRRIQKKERTESGLARVGDDFYERVHSYLEDLLEAVGNDPFAKEHYLIRDTQRIATEICERREHKITDSAVMNVQRSYHLFNGKPQFDLQDTTPLNMTPEEEELYFSLIETLREFREKIIPSIELDKEKKKPRAEPEVIQKPKKKDSQPSENEIRANALDDRGGIETVLIFEEVPARIMGVDEKIYGPFRPQDIVTLPSLNADVFINARKGRRIRYS
- a CDS encoding DNA-directed RNA polymerase subunit L → MEIILNKRYEMEIVFEGETHTLCNVLRSILMEDETVKAAAYSIDHPIVGEPQLYIRARSPKKSLIKAAGTLIERCDEFRSLIESA
- a CDS encoding 50S ribosomal protein L44e, translating into MKIPKERRTYCPNCRKHTVHEVLESKRRKASELKWGQRQFRRVTAGYRGYPRPLPSGNKPVKKLDLRLKCKECGKSHIKKRSFRAGRVEFVA
- a CDS encoding transcription factor S is translated as MEFCPKCGAVMFPAKGKFSCQCGYEKDITDKLKDKYNFSEEVESKDNVIFTGDDVSTLPTTRVECPKCGNMEAFWWLQQTRRADESETRFFRCTRCKYTWREYD
- the pcn gene encoding proliferating cell nuclear antigen (pcna), coding for MFKAELNDPNILRTSFDAISSIVDEVQIQISAEGLRLDALDRSHITYVHLELKSELFDEYVCDEPEKINVDTEELMKVLKRAKANDRVILSTDEGNLIVQFEGEAVRTFKIRLIDIEYETPSPPEIQYENEFEVPFQLLKDSIADIDIFSDKITFRVDEDRFMASAEGEFGDAEIEYLHGEKITKPARSVYSLDKIKEMLKADKFSETAIINLGDDMPLKLTLKMASNEGELSFLLAPRIEAEE
- a CDS encoding NUDIX domain-containing protein, coding for MRTPLLTVDVIIRLSENTLVLVRRGKPPYEGSWAIPGGFVEYGETVEEAARREALEETGLEVELEGLLGVYSDPSRDPRGHTVSICFTAVASGRPVGGSDAAEARVFHIEDIPYDNLAFDHSRILDDFIKSIRNQNGVN
- the dph2 gene encoding diphthamide biosynthesis enzyme Dph2 — encoded protein: MSLYDLETERVIREIKRLKVDVVGLQFPEGLKTRAVELAEIIESETDATALISADPCFGACDVSDRKMKGMADLIIHYGHTPFPIDYEVPVIFIEARSGVDVRGVLEDAARLLDGHERVGLATTAQHLHLLDEAASFLEERGFEVVKGSGVNTAEGQVLGCNFSAIRNTDADAYLFIGSGNFHPLGIKLLTGRDVVVADPYHGEVRRLDEFADRVLRIRFARINRASSASRWGIIVSSKEGQRRFKLALEVKRKLEAAGRDAFIFLLENVSPEALLPFREIEAFVVTACPRIAIDDSQIYDRPLLNPSELEIALGEREWEDYVLDEIIS